Proteins encoded by one window of Ovis canadensis isolate MfBH-ARS-UI-01 breed Bighorn chromosome 14, ARS-UI_OviCan_v2, whole genome shotgun sequence:
- the GSK3A gene encoding glycogen synthase kinase-3 alpha, whose product MSGGAPSGGGPGGSGRARTSSFAEPGGGGGGGGGGPGGSASGPGGSGGGKTSVGAMGGGVGASSSGGGPSGSGGGGSGGPGAGTSFPPPGVKLGRDSGKVTTVVATLGQGPERSQEVAYTDIKVIGSGSFGVVYQARLADTRELVAIKKVLQDKRFKNRELQIMRKLDHCNIVRLRYFFYSSGEKKDELYLNLVLEYVPETVYRVARHFTKAKLNIPIIYVKVYMYQLFRSLAYIHSQGVCHRDIKPQNLLVDPDTAVLKLCDFGSAKQLVRGEPNVSYICSRYYRAPELIFGATDYTSSIDVWSAGCVLAELLLGQPIFPGDSGVDQLVEIIKVLGTPSREQIREMNPNYTEFKFPQIKAHPWTKVFKSRTPPEAIALCSSLLEYTPSSRLSPLEACAHSFFDELRCPGTQLPNNRPLPPLFNFSPGELTIQPSLNAILIPPHLRSPAGTASLTPSSQALSEAQTSSDWQSTDTTATLTNSS is encoded by the exons ATGAGCGGTGGCGCGCCTTCGGGCGGCGGCCCTGGGGGCTCGGGCCGGGCGCGGACCAGCTCGTTCGCGGAGCCaggcggcggaggcggcggcggcggcggcggcccggggGGTTCGGCCTCTGGCCcaggcggcagcggcggcgggaAGACGTCAGTCGGAGCCATGGGCGGAGGCGTGGGGGCCTCGAGCTCCGGGGGTGGCCCCAGCGGCAGCGGCGGAGGAGGCAGCGGCGGCCCCGGCGCGGGCACCAGCTTCCCGCCGCCCGGAGTGAAGCTGGGCC GTGACAGTGGGAAGGTAACCACAGTGGTAGCCACTCTAGGCCAAGGCCCGGAGCGCTCCCAGGAGGTGGCTTACACAGACATCAAAGTGATTGGCAGTGGCTCATTTGGGGTCGTGTACCAGGCACGGCTGGCAGACACCAGGGAATTGGTGGCGATCAAGAAGGTTCTCCAGGACAAGAGGTTCAAG AACCGAGAGCTGCAGATTATGCGTAAGCTGGACCACTGCAATATCGTGAGGCTGAGATACTTTTTCTACTCCAGTGGGGAGAAG AAAGATGAGCTTTACCTAAACCTGGTGCTGGAATACGTGCCCGAGACAGTGTACCGGGTGGCCCGCCATTTTACCAAGGCCAAGTTGAACATCCCTATCATCTATGTCAAG gtGTACATGTACCAGCTCTTCCGGAGCTTGGCCTACATCCACTCCCAGGGCGTGTGTCACCGCGACATCAAGCCCCAGAACCTGCTGGTGGATCCCGACACTGCTGTCCTCAAGCTCTGCGATTTTGGCAG CGCAAAACAGTTGGTCCGCGGGGAGCCCAATGTCTCCTACATCTGTTCTCGCTACTACCGGGCCCCAGAGCTGATCTTCGGAGCCACCGATTACACCTCATCCATCG ATGTGTGGTCGGCTGGCTGTGTACTGGCTGAGCTCCTCTTGGGCCAGCCCATCTTCCCTGGGGACAGTGGGGTGGACCAGCTGGTGGAGATCATCAAG GTGCTGGGAACACCAAGCCGGGAACAGATTCGCGAGATGAACCCCAACTACACGGAGTTCAAGTTCCCCCAGATTAAAGCTCACCCCTGGACAAAG GTGTTCAAATCGCGGACGCCGCCCGAGGCCATCGCGCTCTGTTCCAGCCTGCTGGAGTACACCCCCTCCTCGAGGCTCTCGCCGCTGGAAGCCTGCGCGCACAGCTTCTTCGATGAACTGCGATGTCCTGGAACCCAGCTCCCCAACAACCGCCCGCTCCCCCCCCTCTTCAATTTCAGTCCTGGTG AActcaccatccaaccatctctcaaTGCCATCCTCATCCCTCCTCACTTGAGGTCCCCGGCGGGCACTGCCTCCCTCACCCCATCCTCACAAG CTTTAAGTGAGGCTCAGACCAGCTCGGACTGGCAGTCGACCGATACCACAGCCACCCTCACTAACTCTTCCTGA
- the ZNF526 gene encoding zinc finger protein 526, with protein sequence MAEVVAEVAEVAEMPTPMSPRVMEMSAPILGEKMEMSTELTEMTPGEAVASSLFFQFMCSECGNLYNTLEEVLSHQEQHVPTVTEEETLTTQDTGLEPELVPGTEEGPFQCGECSQLILSPRELLAHQDAHLRESASQIQYQCGDCQELFPSPELWVAHRKAQHLSTVAAKPPVPPPLPPVTPPPPPPAPPEVKMEPYECPECSTLCTTPEEFLEHQGTHFDSLEKEEHNGLEEEEEDDEDDNEDTEEEEEAAAEVGDDTKGGDKSAAGQAQGSGDGPPHCTSAGTRRRHRRASHGPSSAAHPFYCSQCQRSFSSANRLLAHGRAHVGGTHECTTCSKVFKKAASLEQHLRLHRGEARYLCVDCGRGFGTELTLVAHRRAHTANPLHRCRCGKTFSNMTKFLYHRRTHAGKSGAPPSAAPPTVASAAASLAPAEPTPPPPTPPTPPAQLPCPQCPKSFASASRLSRHRRAVHGPPERRHRCGVCGKGFKKLVHVRNHLRTHTGERPFQCHACGKTFASLANLSRHQLTHTGVRPYQCLDCGKRFTQSSNLQQHRRLHLRPVAFARAPRLPITGLYNKSPYYCGTCGRWFRAMAGLRLHQRVHAQARTLTLQPPRSPPPAPPPPSEPQQTIMCTELGETIAIIETSQPLALADTLQLCQAALGASEASGLLQLDTAFM encoded by the coding sequence ATGGCAGAGGTGGTGGCTGAAGTGGCTGAGGTAGCTGAGATGCCGACACCAATGTCGCCAAGGGTAATGGAGATGTCAGCACCGATATTAGGAGAGAAGATGGAGATGTCAACGGAGCTGACTGAGATGACACCTGGGGAGGCCGttgcctcctccctcttcttccagTTCATGTGCTCTGAATGTGGCAACCTCTACAACACGCTAGAAGAAGTCCTCTCACACCAGGAGCAGCATGTGCCCACTGTCACAGAGGAGGAGACACTGACCACCCAGGACACTGGCCTGGAGCCGGAGCTGGTGCCAGGCACTGAGGAAGGGCCTTTCCAGTGCGGTGAGtgcagccagctcatcctctcccCCAGGGAGCTCCTTGCTCACCAAGACGCCCACCTGCGGGAGTCTGCAAGCCAGATCCAGTACCAGTGTGGAGACTGCCAGGAGCTGTTTCCCTCACCTGAGCTGTGGGTGGCTCACCGCAAGGCCCAGCACCTTTCTACTGTAGCAGCTAAACCTCCAGTGCCGCCGCCTCTGCCTCCCGtcacaccaccacctccacccccgGCTCCACCCGAAGTCAAGATGGAGCCCTACGAGTGCCCCGAGTGTTCTACCCTCTGTACCACCCCCGAGGAGTTCTTGGAGCATCAAGGCACCCACTTTGACTCCCTAGAGAAAGAAGAGCACAATGGgctagaggaggaggaggaagatgatgAAGATGACAATGAAGatacagaggaagaggaagaggcagcAGCCGAGGTTGGTGACGATACAAAGGGAGGTGACAAGTCTGCAGCTGGCCAGGCCCAGGGCAGTGGGGATGGTCCCCCACACTGTACCTCAGCAGGGACGCGCCGGCGACACCGGCGGGCATCCCACGGCCCGTCCTCAGCAGCTCACCCCTTCTACTGCAGCCAGTGCCAGCGCAGCTTCAGCTCTGCAAACCGGCTTCTGGCTCATGGGCGGGCGCATGTGGGTGGCACCCACGAGTGTACGACCTGCTCCAAGGTCTTCAAGAAAGCAGCTTCCCTAGAGCAGCACCTGCGGCTGCACCGTGGCGAAGCCCGCTACCTCTGCGTGGACTGCGGCCGTGGCTTCGGCACGGAGCTCACTTTGGTGGCCCATCGGCGGGCCCATACTGCCAACCCACTGCATCGCTGCCGCTGTGGCAAAACATTCAGCAACATGACCAAGTTTCTCTACCACCGGCGCACTCATGCAGGCAAGAGTGGGGCACCCCCATCAGCAGCACCACCCACGGTAGCATCTGCGGCGGCCTCCCTGGCTCCAGCTGAGCCCACAcctccccccccaacccctcccacccCGCCTGCCCAGCTGCCCTGCCCGCAGTGCCCCAAGTCCTTTGCCTCGGCCTCCCGGCTCTCCCGGCACCGGCGCGCCGTCCATGGGCCCCCTGAGCGACGGCACCGTTGTGGCGTCTGTGGCAAGGGCTTCAAGAAGCTGGTCCACGTGCGCAACCATCTCCGGACGCACACGGGCGAGAGGCCCTTCCAGTGCCACGCCTGTGGCAAGACTTTCGCTTCTCTGGCCAACCTCAGCCGCCACCAGCTGACCCATACAGGTGTGCGTCCCTACCAGTGCCTGGACTGTGGCAAGCGCTTCACACAGAGCTCTAACCTGCAGCAGCACCGGAGACTGCACCTGCGGCCAGTGGCGTTTGCCCGCGCACCTCGCCTTCCCATCACTGGACTCTACAACAAGAGCCCCTACTATTGCGGGACCTGTGGCCGCTGGTTCCGGGCCATGGCGGGCCTGCGACTGCATCAGCGGGTCCACGCCCAGGCACGGACCCTGACGCTGCAGCCTCCTCGGTCGCCccctcctgccccgcccccaccctccgaGCCTCAGCAGACGATCATGTGCACCGAGCTTGGGGAGACCATTGCCATCATTGAGACGTCCCAGCCGCTGGCCCTTGCAGACACACTGCAGCTGTGCCAGGCGGCCCTGGGGGCCTCTGAAGCTAGCGGGCTGTTGCAGTTGGACACAGCCTTCATGTGA